Proteins encoded by one window of Manihot esculenta cultivar AM560-2 chromosome 10, M.esculenta_v8, whole genome shotgun sequence:
- the LOC110625289 gene encoding (S)-8-oxocitronellyl enol synthase CYC2: MSWWWAGAIGAAKKKFEEDDVPLKYQSVALIVGVTGIVGNSLAEILPFADTPGGPWKVYGVARRPRPIWQADHLIEYIQCDVSNEQETIEKLSTLTDVTHIFYVTWTSKPTEAENCLANAAMLRNVLKAVIPNAANLQHICLQTGRKHYLGSFESWGKIIPHESPFHEDLPRLNAINFYYSLEDLLFDEVRKREGLTWSIHRPGMIFGSSPSSLMNLVGTLCVYAAICKHQGLPLIFPGDRAAWDGYWDASDADLIAEHQIWAAVDPNAKNEAFNCSNGDVFKWKHLWHVLAEKFEIENYGFEEKSLSLTEKMKDMGPVWDEIVKEKKLVGTRLEEVAAWWIADMIHGASYLDTMNKSKEHGFVGFRNSTTSFGHWIDKLKAHKIVP; the protein is encoded by the exons ATGAGTTGGTGGTGGGCAGGAGCCATAGGAGCAGCAAAG AAAAAATTTGAAGAAGATGATGTACCCCTCAAGTACCAGAGTGTGGCCCTTATTGTTGGAGTCACCGGCATCGTTGGCAATAGTCTAgctgagatcttgccctttgCAGACACCCCAGGTGGCCCCTGGAAGGTCTACGGTGTGGCTCGCCGCCCCCGGCCAATCTGGCAGGCTGATCATCTCATTGAATATATTCAGTGCGATGTCTCTAATGAACAAGAAACCATCGAAAAGCTTTCCACTCTCACTGATGTAACCCATATCTTTTACGTTACTTGGACAAGCAAACCCACAGAAGCTGAGAATTGCTTAGCGAATGCCGCCATGCTGCGAAATGTTCTCAAAGCGGTGATTCCAAATGCGGCAAACTTGCAGCACATTTGCTTGCAAACAGGACGCAAGCATTATCTGGGTTCTTTCGAGTCTTGGGGCAAGATTATCCCTCATGAATCTCCATTCCATGAAGATCTTCCAAGACTTAACGCGATAAACTTTTATTATTCACTTGAAGATCTGTTGTTTGATGAAGTGCGCAAGAGAGAAGGCTTGACATGGTCAATTCATAGACCTGGAATGATATTTGGGTCCTCACCGTCTAGCCTGATGAATTTAGTTGGAACTTTATGTGTATATGCAGCAATTTGTAAGCATCAGGGGCTTCCGTTAATCTTTCCAGGAGATCGAGCTGCATGGGATGGGTATTGGGATGCATCAGACGCAGATTTGATCGCAGAGCATCAGATATGGGCAGCAGTGGATCCAAATGCAAAGAATGAAGCTTTCAATTGCAGCAATGGGGATGTGTTCAAGTGGAAGCATTTGTGGCATGTTTTGGCAGAGAAGTTTGAGATTGAGAATTATGGGTTTGAAGAGAAGAGTCTGAGCTTAACTGAGAAGATGAAAGACATGGGGCCTGTGTGGGATGAGATTGTGAAAGAGAAGAAGTTGGTGGGTACAAGATTGGAGGAAGTTGCAGCCTGGTGGATTGCTGATATGATTCATGGAGCTTCATACTTGGACACTATGAACAAGAGCAAAGAACATGGATTTGTGGGGTTTagaaactccacaacttcttttGGTCATTGGATTGATAAACTGAAAGCTCACAAAATAGTTCCTTGA
- the LOC110624673 gene encoding pentatricopeptide repeat-containing protein At5g02860, whose protein sequence is MAEKVALSLLLSNPPPTKPQFPSQTHSHHQPVIPTSSPPPIAPLLQNLLLSNQHSDFLKPINPKNPSNLSPRPRTRIGKARDPNRGKPWSHHRLSPLGQQVLNSLTDPSFESTELDKILSHLFEYYQDESSSISGNMDSLSMDVLGVIKGLGFYKKCDLAVSVFEWVRSRKECELVLNCSVVAVIVSMLGKQGKVSAAASLFNNLRKDGLDLDVYAYTSLITAYASNGRYRDAVLVFRKMEEEGCKPTLITYNVILNVYGKMGMPWSKISGLVEGMKSAGVALDDYTYNTLISCCRRGSLYEEAVQVFEEMKLAGFSPDKVTYNSLLDVYGKSRRPKEAMEVLKEMETNGFSPSIVTYNSLISAYSRDGLLREAMELKTQMVEKGIKPDVFTYTTLLSGFEKSGKDEYAMRVFEQMRAAGCKPNICTFNALIKMHGNRGKFAEMMKVFEEIKTCNCVPDIVTWNTLLAVFGQNGMDSEVSGVFKEMKRAGFVPERDTFNTLISAYSRCGSFEQAMAVYKRMLEAGVGPDLSSYNAVLAALARGGLWEQSEKIFTEMKDVSCKPNELTYCSLLHAYANGKEIERMRALAEEIYSGVTEPVAVLLKTLVLVNSKCDLLMEAEHAFMELRKKGSPDLSTLNAMIAIYGRRQMVAKANEILNLMDESGFSPSLATYNSLMYMYSRSENFQRSEEILKDILAKGLKPDIISYNTVIFAYCRNGRMKEASRIFSEIKDSGLVPDVITYNTFVASYAADSMFEEAIDVVKYMIKNGCKRNQNTYNSIVDGYCKHNRRADASTFVSSLRELDPHVSKEEECRLTERIMKKWS, encoded by the coding sequence ATGGCGGAGAAGGTGGCTCTATCGCTTCTGCTCTCAAACCCACCACCCACAAAACCCCAATTTCCAAGCCAAACCCACTCCCATCATCAACCTGTAATACCAACTTCTTCACCCCCACCTATAGCTCCTCTTCTTCAGAACCTGCTCCTTAGCAACCAACACTCAGATTTTCTTAAACCCATTAATCCAAAGAACCCCTCTAATCTATCTCCCAGACCTCGAACCCGCATCGGCAAGGCCCGTGACCCCAACCGTGGCAAGCCCTGGTCTCACCACCGTCTTTCTCCTCTAGGTCAGCAAGTTCTTAATTCTTTAACTGACCCTTCTTTTGAAAGCACCGAGTTGGATAAAATTTTGAGTCACTTATTTGAGTACTATCAGGATGAATCAAGCTCTATTAGTGGTAACATGGATAGTTTGTCTATGGATGTTTTAGGTGTAATTAAGGGTTTAGGGTTTTACAAGAAATGTGATTTGGCAGTGAGTGTGTTTGAGTGGGTTCGGAGTAGAAAGGAGTGTGAATTGGTTTTGAATTGTTCTGTTGTAGCTGTGATTGTTAGTATGCTCGGCAAACAGGGTAAAGTTTCAGCTGCAGCTTCTTTGTTTAATAATCTTCGTAAAGATGGGCTTGATCTTGACGTTTATGCTTATACTTCGTTGATAACTGCTTATGCTAGTAATGGAAGGTACAGGGATGCTGTTTTGGTGTTTAGGaagatggaggaagaagggTGTAAACCAACTTTGATAACTTATAATGTAATTTTGAATGTTTATGGAAAAATGGGTATGCCTTGGAGTAAGATTTCTGGTCTTGTTGAGGGAATGAAGAGTGCTGGGGTTGCTTTAGATGACTATACATATAACACGCTCATAAGCTGTTGCCGTCGAGGGTCTTTGTATGAAGAAGCTGTTCAGGTTTTTGAGGAGATGAAATTGGCAGGTTTTTCACCTGATAAGGTCACCTATAATTCTTTATTGGATGTTTATGGGAAGTCTAGGCGGCCTAAGGAGGCTATGGAGGTATTAAAGGAAATGGAAACTAATGGATTTTCTCCTAGTATTGTGACTTACAATTCACTGATATCAGCTTATTCCAGAGATGGTCTACTGAGGGAAGCAATGGAGCTTAAAACCCAAATGGTGGAAAAAGGGATTAAGCCTGATGTTTTTACATATACTACGCTCCTATCAGGATTTGAGAAGTCTGGGAAGGATGAATATGCAATGAGGGTTTTTGAGCAAATGAGAGCTGCTGGTTGTAAGCCAAATATATGTACTTTCAATGCCTTAATCAAGATGCACGGTAACAGGGGGAAGTTTGCTGAAATGATGAAGGTTTTTGAGGAGATTAAAACGTGCAATTGTGTGCCAGATATTGTTACATGGAATACTCTTTTGGCAGTTTTTGGACAAAATGGGATGGACTCAGAAGTGTCTGGAGTGTTCAAAGAGATGAAGAGGGCTGGGTTTGTGCCTGAGAGGGACACATTCAATACATTAATAAGTGCATACAGCCGATGTGGCTCTTTTGAACAAGCCATGGCTGTATATAAAAGAATGCTGGAAGCTGGGGTTGGTCCTGATCTTTCTTCCTATAATGCTGTTTTAGCTGCATTGGCTCGAGGAGGACTTTGGGAACAGTCGGAGAAAATATTTACCGAAATGAAGGATGTTAGTTGCAAGCCTAATGAGCTCACCTACTGTTCTCTGCTTCATGCTTATGCCAATGGCAAGGAAATTGAACGAATGCGAGCTCTTGCTGAAGAGATATACTCTGGTGTAACTGAACCTGTTGCTGTTCTGTTGAAGACACTTGTTTTAGTTAATAGTAAATGTGACCTCCTAATGGAAGCTGAACATGCGTTCATGGAATTGAGGAAAAAAGGCTCACCTGATTTGAGTACTCTTAATGCCATGAttgcaatatatggcagaagGCAGATGGTTGCCAAAGCCAATGAGATTTTGAACTTAATGGATGAGAGTGGATTCAGTCCAAGCTTGGCAACTTACAATAGTTTGATGTATATGTACAGCCGCTCAGAAAATTTTCAGAGATCAGAAGAAATTTTAAAAGACATTCTTGCTAAAGGATTAAAGCCTGACATAATATCATATAATACCgttatttttgcatattgtcGAAATGGTAGGATGAAAGAGGCTTCACGGATATTTTCAGAAATCAAGGATTCTGGGCTTGTTCCAGATGTTATTACATATAATACATTTGTCGCAAGTTATGCAGCTGATTCAATGTTTGAGGAGGCCATTGATGTCGTTaaatacatgatcaagaatggCTGTAAGCGAAACCAGAATACATACAACTCAATTGTAGATGGGTACTGTAAACATAATCGTCGGGCTGATGCAAGCACATTTGTTAGCAGCCTTCGTGAGCTTGATCCTCATGTTTCCAAGGAGGAAGAATGCAGGTTAACTGAACGTATAATGAAGAAATGGTCATAG